TAAATCCAAAATCGGTAAGCGACCACCTTGTGCAATTTCAACCGTTTTACGAAAAGCGGGTACGACACATGGCCGGCTTACGCCTTATATAGAAACCGTGAtcgatataacaggtacgaggACATTAGAGAATAAGCAGAGCCGTCAGATGTGACGGACGATTTATTGGGCGGCGATCCGTTATCTGCGATAAATGACTCATATGATTAGCTTAAGTCGTTATATTATCAGAATCCAGTCAGGAAAAAGTCTGCCACGCCCCAGACACACCACCGTTATTTGGATCTCGACGCGAGCTCGGATGAAACCGAGTGAAAGACACCGAGAGAATTTCGGGAATTTGTAAAACGATAATTTCCATCCACGTCTAATGACGTTATTGTCCTTCGACATTCCACGGTGTGCACAGAAACGGACACCGCACGAAATAAATGCACACTTTGCGCAAGAGGCCACCAGCTGGTAACGAAGCCGCTTCATCGCCATATTTGGGCAACTCTCAACTCTCGACGGCCAATCCTCGGCGTGTCGGAACCCCGTCCCTGACTACCCGGTCCACTTCGTTGACCCCCTTATCCCTTCCCTCAACGCGAAAAAGTTTTATGActatttcattcaaataaattactttcaaaacattttttccaGACTATATGAAAGATTgctttcgaatatatgtacgtcCATACGCTGCAGTTCAAAAGCATTTTGATAGATCAAGAAAATActggtatatatatagatattgttttcatttttatttgtaacgaGACATAGGTAGAGGGGCGCAATCGGATGTGCTATGAGTAGAGATCGGCGGTCGAGTTGCTGCCATAAATTAACAATCTAATTACAACGaagacctctccattgtccgagaCAGCAGGAAAGCAAAAATAATGGTTgacaataaaaattgacaatagtgaacccatTTTTTGAGCAAAAGCACTCTGTCCGCCTTTCCTTAGTTATGAGCAGAAATAGTCGCGAAAATGCGCTGAAACGGGATCCTATTGTTAACCTTCTTTTGACAaaagaaacccatttatttcgagctGGCGCATCCTAGCGCCGCTCACTGGTTATGAATcactattaatttaataataagagCATTTCTCGAAAAATATATGGTTTTAAATCATGACGATTATTTAAGGAAAATTATTATGGCCATATTCGATTAAATCAATAAGTGAAACTATAAAACTATGTTTAACAGACATCTCAATTTTGTCTCTTCGTGTTTTGACAAATTTACTGTCATCGAATTGTCATGAATTTTTACAAACGTAGTGATGATATTGGGATATTTTAGACAACGAATTGTTTTTTGAAGCaaacattgaaaaattgaaaatttatgaatatgtactcaattaaatttacatataaacagtTGCCCACCCGAGCGGGATAAGAGCGGAttccatatttacatttttgtaccATGACGTTTGTGTATCTTACTGTTAAACATTctaaaatatgataaaagtacagaaacttttcaatatttaattgtatgCATAATAGTTGTAATAGCGCATATTCTTTGGAATGCTgtccaacaagtccatgggcctgaaatacgccgataggcgttgttttcTGAGTATGTAAAacatcgattctgaactaagaacaGGTTAATTAGAATAACACCcgataagcctttccaggtagcatcgaacatgggtcgtgtaatccgtgtcaatatttataaagactggtttacaccggaatttctgaatttataaccatagcagaatttctcgatttAAATCcccaactgccgagtatttCAGATTATGGTTTGgcaatttagattgtgagcattgcattttaacaacaacgaagatgatggaactagttttggaaaaatacattcattaatagtcTCCTGttgtaagatatattagagagtctaaacacacctttacaaaactcgaaatcctcggcggtagttatctagggtttgatTGGATtaggtacaatttttatacctgctttctattggatttctaaatagttctagttggaaatgtttgcgaaatatatgaagtttcatttcataattaaataaatccgTTTTTGACGAAAATATTCTGGGGTATTATTCGTGAACCTCTTGCGCAGAAGAAATGCAGGGGTGGGTCTATTGTGAAAGAATACTACGACTGTTACATAAACATTCGATAGATTCTTACTAGAATCTAATAAGCCTCGCGAAAATACTATGCCCTTCCTCTGCGGCGCACGTTGAAGGACGTAAACAAACGAAAAGTTTCAAAGTAGGCGGCGTTCGCGAGCACCATCTAGCGGCGGAGGCGCGCAACTCCACGAGCCAAACGTCAAAGCCACGTGCCGTCGCGCACGCGCACAGTGCCTTCGCGACCACGTGCACAACATTCCGACGATTCCGCGAAAGAGGCATGCGATACGGTCGACGCAATTCAAACGACAGACgtgcaatataataataataataagcagaTCGCGATAAGAGAGTGGCGAGCGGCCCAAGTCGGGCGAGCGAGACGGGGAGAGAAAGCGCGCGGCAAATGTCATCCGGGCCGGTCGGTCAGCTGATCGGCTGAAAGTGACGGCACGATTATAAATAGAGAATTTTCAGTGCCAACGGCGCATATTTACCCGCTTCAGAGCCGTGTTCTTGATGTTCTGCAGCTCGTTCTTGATGATGCTGAACTTCATGATGGTGTCCGAGTTGAAGATGGAGTTGCCGAAGGCGAGGCCAGGATAGTCGGCGCATCTTCGCCTGCGTCGAGCGTCGCGCTCCGCAGCCGCTTCCGCGCTCTCGCTGGGGCAACGCAGGCGGGCCAACTCGGCCAACTCGGCCTCCCCCTCCGACCCGGAACCGGAGCCCCACCGGATGTCACCCTCCTCGGGAGTGCGACTCTCCGTCGAACGGGGAACGAACTCCTCGACGGCAACACTCCTCGGTCTGTCGCGCCGTCTCTGTCGCCTCGTCTGTCGGCTGTCATATTTGAAGCTGTCATCGTCACTGTTTACGTCCGCTTTGTTTACTGGGTCGGCAGGGGGCGGGGGGGAGTCGGCGCGGGCGCGGGCGCGGGGCTGAGGCGAGCGCTCGTCGCGGGGAGGGGGGGCGCGTTCGTCGGCGAGGGGTTGAGCATCGGCGGGGGAGTGAGGCTGGGGTTGGGGCAGTCGCTCTCCCCTGAGCCGCGGGTGGTGCTGATGTCCGCGACGGCGCGCCCCGCCGCCCATAGCCGAGGGCGGGAGTGGGAGTGCGGCGCCATACGAACCCGACTGGCCGCAGCGGCGCCGCTCTGCCATCTGCCGGCCACCGCAAACACTCACGCGCCACTGCTGCCATCCGCTGCTCAGCGGCAAATTCGAATAACGCACCGCGCACAACACCACCATCTCGACCAATCACACAACACCGATCACCCCAACCGACCAATCACCTCGATGACACTTCCGACTCGAATTCAAATGTCATTCGAACGTTCAAAATGGCGCGAGTGCTTCTTCGTCGGAGTCGCGAGTCAAAGTGCAGCTCCGGCCGACGCGGGCCGACGCCCCCGCGAGTTCCCCCATATGTGTTTTTTcagcaattacatttttttttcagttttggcACGAGTCGAAGAAAGTACGCACCGGGATTTCCCGTCCATTCATGCGGTCCGGGAGCGCCGCTATTAATAGTGGAGCGCGCCCGCCGCCATATTAGGTCCCGTTCCCGAAATAGAGAACATTCGAGAAGGGCGCGGCATTCCTGGAGCGGACTTTCGAGTGAATCTTGCATCCTAATTGTACGCTCGTTCCGCTTTATATGTCTGCCGATGGTCGAAGCTCTCGAAACGAGAAAGATGCGGGCGAAATAGCGGAACGTGTCGTGCACTTTGACCGAGACGAAGATTTATAATGCATTTCGTGTGCCAAAATTCTTCCGACGTGTGACTCGGACGATAACGCTTTTAAATACAGACTCATTCTTAAAATCCGCTAGGTGTATTCatcgttaaaaatatatacggatAACAATTAGAAACTATTTCAAAAGTgcgaaaatcgaattcaaaactCTTATTATACAGTAGTGTTTCGCTCGATCACCGGAAACCTAATCGAAAACATTTTACTTTGAATGTTATTCAAAATGCATActtcaaattatacaataacaATCGAATATATACGATACGATAATaacaaatcaaatattattaaaatattacagaAATACTAATTTCCacctattaaaaaaatttcttttgttacaacaaatataacattttcGACAATTCATCCTCGTAATTTTTCCTCGCAATCGATTTATACagatatcaaaatttaaaaagaaaaatacttttaaGATCCATAATTTAAATGGCTCAATTTCACATCTTAAATTAACaatcttaaaatattaaaataatagggTTGTTATTTTATGTATCGTATAACGGTGTAAACATTAAGATTACTACAAAAATTGATTGGCCTTTAAAAAATACCAAATGATTGCATTAAATTGCTCGTAACTCAAACACTGGCATCGAGCACTATATCTACATCTTTACTACAATCAAAATAAGAGAGATTGAATCTAAGAAAAACTAAATCTTCAGCATGTAATATGACGTATTCgcttaattttgaatttagtaATCCAAGCACACCGGAAACATTCTGTGTATACAAACAAGTAAGCAATGTAAATAATCTGAACCGTTAACTTTTTGATCTCATTTACCGCCTAGAAATGTGGACACTAGGTATTTTAAGTTGCCTAACTGTGCAAAGACTATCCTTTGACGCAATTTTCACAAACAATAaccataaaattcaataaaactcACGTTTTGGAAAGCTTTTTCCTTCTCCTCAAGCTTGGCGTTGACCTGCATGAGACCTTCTTGGGTCTGATCGAGATCATTCTCAATGGATTGGATCTTCTTTTGCAGGGAGCGGGCCTCTTCTTCGGCCTATGAAACAGATGacaatgatttattaaaatttgaccgACGAAATAGTCGACACGTCGACTCTGTTATCGTTATCTGACGTACACGAGGTGCACACAATGTACAAAAATTGATATACTTATAAACCCATTGTAAGTTTTTGCGTACGTACCCAAACACTTACTACGggtttatcatatgtatatgtacaatactatgattaatcCAAAATGTCACTGGACcactataatttaatataaaataattgtgttCACGGTGCAATGCATTAACGAGATCATAATTGAAGTAGCGCGTGGCCGATGATGAAGAAATGCTCATTATTTAGGTTAGactagaaagaaaaaaaaagcaaatactAAATCAAACACTCAATAATGAGTCAATAAGTGAGGCGTCGGTGTGCATCAAACGCACGTGCATTCTCTAACCGTGAAAATATCATACAAGATACAAagtacatttaattataattaattattaacctTTTCGGCACGAAGATTAGCATCCTTAGCCTGCTGCTCGCACATGAGAGCACGATCCATGGCGTTATCCTTCTCCAGCTTCATCGCCTGCATCTTCTTCTTGATCGCGTCCATTTTAGCGGTTTGGTTTTTATACCTTCTTTACTACGATGAAAAATGTGTCTGGAAAGCAACAAAATCACGAAATGAGCGATATCACACATATCATCGGTGATAAGAAAAGATAGATTATCTAGACATAGATtatctattataaatatgtgttcAGTAATTATAATTCATAATATCAATTAATACTGAACATAAGGTCATAATCTCATATGaagagaaaatattatattgttctaatttttaatgttaaacgATGCGATGCATCCATTCGATACAAATCGACGCACCCTCTGGAAAAATTGAGTCGACTTTCCCGCAGAGAAAATTtctctttttcttttatatattttaaattagattaattgaaatatcatattataatgcgtacaattttaatatgaatagaaaGTATTGGCGTTATCTAACAATAttagcatttacatacatacatacatagatatatagccGTGTTTCAAATTGACAGTTCAATTTATTTTCCAGGGAGAAACTTTAATATCATCGATGCAAaaatttagatatgtagatatgttgAAAACTTTGCATTGCACAAAAGTACGATAAACATGGACTGTTCGATGCgctacaataatattataaatgcgaaaataattaaacagcACCGATGTGTGCTATTATTCATAGTAATGCGTTttttatgatacatacatacataggtacggaAAAACATCGAGGCGTTGTTTACGCCATGTtgattttgtgatttttattgttttttatttttctttttcgcttACTGTTGATATGTTTCGTCATTAATTTTCCTTATTAGCTATTTGCACACGTTTGCGTGCTCATTTGCAAACATGCAGATATACATTGTAGACTGAGTGCATCTTCTTTCAGTTTTATTGGAATCTCAATTTTTACGATATCTTACACATTGCTTAAAATTACTTCAAGCTGACtttcttttacatatatacccaaGATAAAATAAATGCCATTCGTGCTATCTCTCGAAAGTGCGGTTGTACGCAAAATTTGACCTTTTTATAAAGGCCATTCGCGTATCCGAAATAACGCATTAACAATTTTACGGGTACGAAATTTGTTTGCATCGTTTAGTTATATTGAGAACTGGATCTAAGATgctgaaatttaattaactaGTGTGGCGTGTAATTAAATAGTAATTAATCAGATTTATCGCTACAACTCATGGCATAAATAGCATCCCCGTCGTTCGACACAGTGGGGGGGCCTTTAgagttacattttttttatatttctttcgcCATGCATTATAAACAGTCTGGATCTAAACACGCCATGAGTAGACTTctgattaattaaaaactcgtTCAATTTTAAAGAAATACATACACCATTAAtttccaatcatcaatgtatttATGTGTCGTTATTGATTTCATACGAAAGCATTTCAAAGATTTAACGCATGATATGCATAAAAGGTAAGCATGTTCAACGGTTTTTGATATGCTGGATTATGCATTGAACCATGGtttattcaatattcaaaatagGTATAGCAAGatctttaatatttaattgaatctATAAAAGACTAAGATCAttgctacatatacatatatatgtatgcatacattacAATtactaattgaaattaaaatacatattgtgaAGATTATTAAAAAAGCAACAAATGAAcgagtttaaaaatatgtttcaattgttttccttttatatttaaatcatatgagtcgttataattgaaaatggcataattccacttttcttcatttctataaatatctcgcaaaacatgtttaacaatgtttaaaaatactggtggaatGTAATATGTTTATCCTGCTCttccgaaattctggacatatcgaattaaaagaagtgataatgatttgtgaattgagtcaaactgaaattgtgtttttagaactgaaaatcggacttccgccacattcaaatataacggctcatatgatcattttttctaatttatttatttgtaaaatacatttaatataaaccgcaatTAATAAGTCGTTCcaatttaaatttctaaaaaaaataatgatgttTATGAAAAGGTATTTCCTGTACTTCAATGAGTTTTTCAATTTTCCCAATAAAACCACAAACCAAATCCGACAGCTGTAACGTTTcatgtaaaaaaatcacatttaatcTTAAAAACAAGCGACCAAAAATGTCCGTTAAATTACATTGATTCGTCACCCTTTTAAAATAAACGTTCGGTATTTGCACAAAGCGCCATATTGAATTCActtaaatgtcgaattcttgaaaTTTTTTACATTCGCGGGTCGTAAGTATTAATTCGCATATCTCAACGTGGCATTTACGAGTATCAACACTTTAACCCTTTCCGCTCCGACGATTCGGCTCTCGGTGTCGTCAACCTCAACGACGCGGTTCTCATCAATTCTAGGTACACAACTAAGACATTAATGGATATTATGTGTTAAAATGTGCACATGTACATAATGGATACCTACTTGAGatttacattttacaaaaaaatatgtcaatGGAATTACACGTGAGCGACTCTCTCGTAATGGCCGTTTAAATGTCGCATTCGAGCCAAATTTTTCTAGCCAAGGTCGCAGAATGCGCGCCATGATTGACGTTACGCTATTGTTTACTGGCAACACCGTTTTTCCCCGCGTCGATgattcacaataaaaattacactcATTAGTTACTCCCTTTGATACGCTAATTTTCTCTGTATGCATATGTTCGTGTTCTATATAAACgtagttatgtatgtagtttattttaGATCCAATCCGGCCGGTTGTTGATTTTCTGATAGCAGCGTTGCAAATACTACATAAGTTCAACAGCCAGTTGCATTCCTCTATGCACCACAGACcggcgtttaacaatattgaataaatacaataaatctaaattttatttcactaaGAAGAAAACTCAATTAAAATTATCTACACAGGATATTCACTGTTATTATGAACGATTTCCGTTTGACAGCTGTCAAAATGACGAGTTGTTGATGTTTTTATGCACTTTTTTAAAGCTTTGAAATTGGCACTATCCTTGAAATCGTTGATACAAAAAACATATGACaactatatttaaatatattgcgGCTTGCATTTTGAAACGTAAGTAGAAgcggaaaatttaaagaaagacATGTACTACTACTtagtatgtataaatacatacatcgattcttataatataatagtaacatattataatatgatattttaataatgtctacTTTCTTAattatgcatttacatacaatgtaaaataaaaatattttcataaaaaaaacttcatgctataaaaaaatgttcattgttTACCTTTTTAAGTGGatgtagtaaaattttaaaagaaaatttgcaaaatcctatttattatataactttGTAGTCATCTCAAATTCTATTTCATACAATTGATGGTAAGCACTTGCAGGACCACCGAGAGGGggttaaaatttgtaattaggGTTCCAGGGACCGGACTATTTGAGGGGCCCCGTGTTGGAACGTTCaactgatcgatattgatatttttacatacctcctttacgtttcacattaagacgactttcttatatctcttatctcttatccgatcgttttcatactttgccattttgctcattttggtcatcaatataagtaaatggatcctccgccattacgatggtgcaaaaatatcgtgtaagacgcgtttgatatctacccggcgagatagtcgttgacgtttattcaccgttttttttactagttttaaacatagatggcggtagtaaaataaaattattgatatttttattcaaaataataattttatataaaaattatagaagaggtatgtttttaaaaaactttttttttatacgtatttgttttatattattctacatacatgaaaatacatatatttttttaatgttatatgtttattatttttcgatccgcgcattctttgtgtccatgtgaaattgtACCTGTcgtatcatactttcttattcgattatttcaaaatatagcatttaacatatttatttttctaatggttctgatagatttttcgcatattaaaaatgtatctataagatttatttttagttttttatagggtatggaattatttttccagggcccgggattcctctcggcggccctgaacACTTGTACTCTTTTCATTGCtaggtaaatattatacatatgtatatcagatggTGAATAAGT
The nucleotide sequence above comes from Arctopsyche grandis isolate Sample6627 chromosome 4, ASM5162203v2, whole genome shotgun sequence. Encoded proteins:
- the Tm1 gene encoding tropomyosin 1 isoform X10, with protein sequence MAERRRCGQSGSYGAALPLPPSAMGGGARRRGHQHHPRLRGERLPQPQPHSPADAQPLADERAPPPRDERSPQPRARARADSPPPPADPVNKADVNSDDDSFKYDSRQTRRQRRRDRPRSVAVEEFVPRSTESRTPEEGDIRWGSGSGSEGEAELAELARLRCPSESAEAAAERDARRRRRCADYPGLAFGNSIFNSDTIMKFSIIKNELQNIKNTALKRAESEVAALNRRIQLLEEDLERSEERLATATAKLAEASQAADESERIRKALENRTNMEDDRVAILEAQLSQAKLIAEESDKKYEEVARKLVMMEQDLERAEERAEQSDSKIVELEEELRVVGNNLKSLEVSEEKATATREHAEDKIHLINDKLSNAEARAEFAERSVQKLQKEVDRLEDDILSEREKNKLLQEEMEATLHDIQNM
- the Tm1 gene encoding tropomyosin 1 isoform X13 — protein: MAERRRCGQSGSYGAALPLPPSAMGGGARRRGHQHHPRLRGERLPQPQPHSPADAQPLADERAPPPRDERSPQPRARARADSPPPPADPVNKADVNSDDDSFKYDSRQTRRQRRRDRPRSVAVEEFVPRSTESRTPEEGDIRWGSGSGSEGEAELAELARLRCPSESAEAAAERDARRRRRCADYPGLAFGNSIFNSDTIMKFSIIKNELQNIKNTALKRAESEVAALNRRIQLLEEDLERSEERLATATAKLAEASQAADESERIRKALENRTNMEDDRVAILEAQLSQAKLIAEESDKKYEEVARKLVMMEQDLERAEERAEQSDSKIVELEEELRVVGNNLKSLEVSEEKANQREEEYKNQIKNLTARLKEVCRIEMRIKNI